A genomic stretch from Sander vitreus isolate 19-12246 chromosome 17, sanVit1, whole genome shotgun sequence includes:
- the cdc42ep3 gene encoding cdc42 effector protein 3, translated as MPAKAPIYLKPTNNKKGKKCRLRDILSPDMISPPLGDFRHTIHIGKGGERDAFGDMSFLQGKYELLPGKGDVHPQYGIQSEFLRANSTGDASFAETPSPVLKNAISLPTIGGCQALTLPLISSTVFSMPPEPLEDITGSTAPIKPDSTEEVEILQMDALLRSMDIFSSEPSSPSADIQTKPDVLLDLLENTHKSTSKAVAKANKMNKSETRFDKPSSYYINGHSNSTFKANGSLNSNMSSDSFDSFKGDFQNKICNGSKSLNGNGNCNGYGHFNNDITLGFKQELSKCNGEWVDRDSGMEEGRICDFELDFSKEKSMSQDSLAQITGSFLSLELDLGPSILDDVLNIMDKPAAKSRP; from the coding sequence ATGCCAGCGAAAGCACCCATATACCTGAAACCCACCAACAATAAGAAGGGAAAGAAATGTCGCCTCAGAGATATTTTGTCCCCAGACATGATCAGTCCACCGCTTGGGGACTTTCGCCACACCATACACATCGGCAAGGGCGGGGAGAGAGATGCCTTTGGAGACATGTCTTTCCTCCAGGGGAAGTATGAACTCCTGCCAGGGAAGGGAGACGTCCATCCTCAGTATGGCATCCAAAGTGAGTTTCTGAGAGCCAACAGCACCGGAGATGCTTCCTTTGCCGAGACCCCCTCTCCGGTACTCAAGAACGCCATCTCCCTCCCAACTATCGGTGGCTGCCAGGCGCTTACCCTTCCCCTGATCTCATCTACTGTGTTCTCCATGCCCCCGGAGCCGTTGGAGGACATCACGGGGTCTACAGCTCCCATCAAACCTGACAGCACAGAGGAGGTAGAGATCCTGCAGATGGATGCTCTGTTGCGCTCCATGGACATCTTCAGCAGTGAGCCATCGTCTCCCTCCGCAGATATCCAGACGAAGCCCGACGTCCTCCTGGATCTGCTGGAAAACACACATAAGTCCACCTCTAAGGCGGTTGCCAAAGccaacaaaatgaacaagagTGAAACCAGGTTTGACAAGCCATCGTCCTATTATATCAACGGTCACAGCAACAGCACCTTCAAAGCCAACGGAAGCCTGAACAGTAACATGAGCAGCGACAGCTTTGATAGCTTTAAAGGGGACTTCCAGAACAAGATCTGCAATGGCAGCAAGAGTCTCAACGGCAACGGCAACTGCAATGGTTATGGACACTTTAACAATGACATTACCCTGGGCTTCAAGCAGGAGCTCTCAAAGTGCAATGGAGAGTGGGTGGACAGGGACAGTGGAATGGAGGAGGGCCGCATCTGTGATTTTGAGTTGGACTTTTCCAAGGAGAAGAGCATGTCGCAGGATTCCCTCGCCCAGATCACGGGGTCATTCCTCTCCCTTGAACTTGATCTGGGCCCGTCCATCCTGGATGACGTGCTCAACATAATGGATAAACCCGCAGCAAAGAGCAGGCCTTGA